A stretch of Usitatibacter palustris DNA encodes these proteins:
- the lysS gene encoding lysine--tRNA ligase — protein MTDKNENNAAPPPQDENQIVAERRAKLAKVREGGQAFPNDYRRDHLAADLQREHCDKAKEVLEVEKPVAKIAGRMLLKRVMGKASFATLQDMSGRIQIYVTNDVTGVETHDAFKHWDLGDILGAEGTLFRTRTGELTIQVTKLRLLSKALRPLPEKFHGLTDMESRYRQRYVDLIVNPESREVFVKRSKLVQSIRQFFVDRGYLEVETPMMQPIPGGAAAKPFVTHHNALDMQLYLRIAPELYLKRLVVGGLEKVFEINRNFRNEGISTRHNPEFTMLEFYEAYRDYHYLMDLTEELLRECAAKVLGTTTLSYQGETIDLAKKFDRLTMAEAIAKYNPEHSAADLAKPEYLRAALKKHDAKVFETDGLGLLQLKLFEATTESKLIQPTFIVAHPTDVSPLARANDANPAVTDRFELIITGREMANGFSELNDPEDQAARFNAQAKAKDAGDEEAMYYDADYVRALEYGLPPTAGEGIGIDRLAMLFTDSPSIRDVILFPQLKSE, from the coding sequence ATGACCGACAAGAACGAGAACAACGCCGCGCCGCCGCCGCAGGACGAAAACCAGATCGTCGCGGAGCGCCGCGCCAAGCTCGCCAAGGTGCGCGAAGGCGGCCAGGCGTTCCCGAACGACTATCGCCGCGACCACCTCGCCGCGGATCTCCAGCGCGAGCACTGCGACAAGGCCAAGGAAGTCCTCGAAGTCGAGAAGCCCGTGGCGAAGATTGCCGGCCGCATGCTTCTCAAGCGCGTGATGGGCAAGGCTTCGTTCGCCACGCTGCAGGACATGAGCGGGCGCATCCAGATCTACGTCACCAACGACGTGACCGGGGTCGAGACGCACGACGCGTTCAAGCATTGGGATCTGGGTGACATCCTCGGCGCGGAAGGCACGCTCTTCCGGACGCGCACGGGCGAGCTCACGATCCAGGTGACGAAGCTGCGGCTCCTCTCGAAGGCCCTGCGCCCGCTGCCCGAGAAGTTCCACGGCCTCACCGACATGGAGAGCCGCTATCGCCAGCGGTACGTGGACCTCATCGTCAATCCGGAGTCGCGCGAAGTCTTCGTGAAGCGCTCGAAGCTCGTGCAGTCGATCCGCCAGTTCTTCGTCGACCGCGGCTACCTCGAGGTCGAGACGCCGATGATGCAGCCCATCCCGGGCGGCGCCGCGGCCAAGCCCTTCGTCACGCACCACAACGCGCTCGACATGCAGTTGTACCTGCGCATCGCGCCGGAGCTGTACCTCAAGCGCCTCGTCGTCGGCGGCCTCGAGAAGGTCTTCGAGATCAACCGCAACTTCCGCAACGAAGGCATCTCGACCCGGCACAACCCCGAGTTCACGATGCTCGAGTTCTACGAGGCCTACCGGGACTACCACTACCTGATGGACCTCACCGAGGAACTGCTGCGAGAGTGCGCCGCGAAGGTCCTTGGCACGACGACCCTTTCGTACCAGGGCGAGACGATCGACCTCGCGAAGAAGTTCGACCGCCTCACGATGGCCGAGGCGATCGCCAAGTACAACCCGGAGCACTCGGCCGCCGACCTCGCGAAGCCCGAGTACCTGCGCGCCGCGCTGAAGAAGCACGATGCGAAGGTGTTCGAAACCGATGGCCTCGGTCTCCTGCAGCTGAAGCTCTTCGAAGCGACGACCGAATCGAAGCTCATCCAGCCCACGTTCATCGTCGCGCACCCGACCGACGTCTCGCCGCTCGCGCGAGCGAACGACGCGAACCCGGCGGTCACCGATCGCTTCGAGCTCATAATCACCGGCCGCGAAATGGCCAACGGCTTCTCGGAGCTGAACGATCCCGAGGACCAGGCGGCGCGCTTCAACGCGCAGGCGAAGGCCAAGGACGCGGGTGACGAGGAAGCGATGTACTACGACGCTGACTACGTCCGCGCGCTCGAGTACGGCCTGCCGCCGACCGCCGGCGAAGGCATCGGCATCGACCGCCTCGCGATGCTGTTCACCGACAGCCCGTCGATCCGCGATGTGATACTTTTCCCGCAGTTGAAATCCGAATAG
- a CDS encoding glycine zipper 2TM domain-containing protein, giving the protein MKKTFAALASLAFAVSLAPDALAGCKNCGTITDVKEIKKEGEGSGAGAVVGGVLGGVLGHQVGSGRGNTAATVVGAGAGAYAGHQVEKNQKSTTSYQVVIKMQEGSKDRYFNFKEKPSWKVGDEVEIVDGKMTRPKK; this is encoded by the coding sequence ATGAAAAAGACTTTCGCTGCCCTCGCCTCCCTCGCCTTCGCCGTGTCGCTGGCGCCCGACGCCCTCGCCGGCTGCAAGAACTGCGGAACGATCACCGACGTCAAGGAGATCAAGAAGGAAGGAGAAGGCTCGGGTGCGGGCGCCGTTGTCGGCGGCGTGCTCGGCGGCGTGCTCGGCCATCAGGTCGGTAGCGGACGCGGCAACACGGCGGCCACGGTCGTCGGCGCAGGCGCCGGCGCCTATGCGGGCCACCAGGTGGAGAAGAACCAGAAGTCGACGACGAGCTACCAGGTCGTCATCAAGATGCAGGAAGGCAGCAAGGACCGCTACTTCAACTTCAAGGAAAAGCCGAGCTGGAAGGTGGGCGACGAAGTCGAGATCGTCGACGGCAAGATGACACGCCCGAAGAAATGA